In the Terriglobales bacterium genome, CCGCCGGCAGCGTAGGGCAGCAGGCGGCCGGAGAGGTTCGGGTCGCCGCGCCCGACGAGCACGAGGTCGCCGGAGAGCCGGCCGTACTTGTCGATGGTGCCGAGCGTCTCGACGGAAGTCTGGAAGCGGAACTCCGGGCCGATGAGCGCGAAGGTGGCGGCGGTGGTGAACAGCTTGGTGTTCGACGCCGGGGTGAAGAGCTTGTCGGCGTTCAGCTCGTAGAGCGTCTTGCCGGTCTGCAGCGAGACGACCTGCACGCCCCAGAAGCCGCGGGCGACCTCGGGGTCGGCGAGGATCTGCTCGATCTTTTTCGCGAGTTCGTCTTGCCGGGACTTGGCGAACGCGGGCGTCGCGAGGGCGAACGCAAGCAGGAAGACGAGGAGGAGTGCGAACTTCCGCGACAGCATTTGGGTGGATTCTAGCACTTGCAGAGCGGGGACGGGACGCCGCCGCGCCTCCCGGTGAGACGCCGGCGGTTCTAGTCTGGCGGCTGGAGGCGGCGGCCCATGCCTTCGAGGCGAACGTCGAGGTGGTCGTCGAGTTCGACTTTAGCGCTCAGGCCGGGGACCGCGCGCTCGGGATAGGCAAAGCGCAGGTCGTAGAAGGTGACGAGGTATCCGGACTCGGGCGGCTGGAGCTTCTCGACCTCGGTGTAGGGGTAGGCGGCCCAGTCGAGGTAGACGCGTCCCATGCGCGAGGACTTGGCGGCGAGGGTGACGGGCGTCTCCTGCGGCTTATAGCGGATGCGCATGCGGCGGTCGGGATCGACCTCGGGGCGGCGCGAGTCGACGTGCATGGTCGCGAAGAAGCCTTCCGTCTCGACCACGCCGTACCACTCGAAGGGGTTGGTGTCGTAAGGATAGGCGCTGACGCGGATGGGGTCGGCGCCGGAGTAGCTCTGGGCGTCGAGCGCATTGACAGCGCGGCGGTGCTGGATGTCGCGGAACCACCAAAGCGCGCAGATGAGCACGAGCGCGACGATGGCGCCCACGCGCCCGCGCGGTCCCTTGGCGCGCGCGCCGATCTCTTCGTTGATGAGGCCGAACAGGCCGGGGAGAAGCAGGCCGCCGAGCAGGAAGAGGAGCATCACCGGCTCGATGATGGAGACGATGTCCCAGGAGTACCAGCGGTAGGAGAACGGCTCGAAGGGGCGGACGCCATACTGGTTGGTGAAGTCGAGCAGGATGTGGCTGAGGCCCGCGATGCAGGCGAGGCCGAACAGGGTGGGCCATTTCACCTCGCGCTTGGGGCGCCAGCCGCGCGACATTCGCCCGCGATAGAGCAGCCAGACGAAGCCGAGGACGAGCGCGGCGCAGAGCGGCACGCCGATCAGCGTGTGCGTGATGCCGCGGTGATGCTCGAAGCCGGAGAGCGAGCCGCGGAAGTAGACGACGATGTCGAGGTCGGGAGCTTCGGCGGCGAGCACGACGACCGAGGTCGCAAGCGCCGACTTGCGATTCAGCCCGGCGCGGGCGAGGCACGCGCCGGTCAGCAGATGGGTGACGGGGTCCAAGGGCTCCAAAGTACACAGTCCACGGTCCCCAGTCCACAGGGGCCGAAGACAGAAAAGCGCGGGCAAGATGCCCGCGCCCCTGCCGGCCTGGAGGCCAGCGCTCCGACGCAGCCTCGGCCCTACTTGCCGACGCGCGCGTATTTGATGGTCATCATGTGCGCCA is a window encoding:
- a CDS encoding metal-dependent hydrolase, with protein sequence MDPVTHLLTGACLARAGLNRKSALATSVVVLAAEAPDLDIVVYFRGSLSGFEHHRGITHTLIGVPLCAALVLGFVWLLYRGRMSRGWRPKREVKWPTLFGLACIAGLSHILLDFTNQYGVRPFEPFSYRWYSWDIVSIIEPVMLLFLLGGLLLPGLFGLINEEIGARAKGPRGRVGAIVALVLICALWWFRDIQHRRAVNALDAQSYSGADPIRVSAYPYDTNPFEWYGVVETEGFFATMHVDSRRPEVDPDRRMRIRYKPQETPVTLAAKSSRMGRVYLDWAAYPYTEVEKLQPPESGYLVTFYDLRFAYPERAVPGLSAKVELDDHLDVRLEGMGRRLQPPD